A portion of the Candidatus Methylomirabilis sp. genome contains these proteins:
- a CDS encoding TonB family protein, whose product MAPKDSFTLGRQGGHTAVGRAPDAVHPAMALLVESRTGPLPLGRFLLSSTGFHLILAWAVISFGLPVTPSVPRPLVVTIIGSENSESSAPSGPLVHTRTKQPAGAAGPKQASQPHIVSSQPSEVARPLSTAEAPVTLDERIGGPKAVGISNSGSHAVGAGTPGAFAAGSLSPGPVLLSSDGDGAIGSGSARRGGAGRLDAALAAPLTPSVTIGSPQGKAGGGVGWAGNGGAGGGFAAPNYGINPLPKYPLLAREKGYEGTVYLRVLVQVNGRVGQLAVDRTSGYEILDRAAVDSVKEWAFFPAKKGGRLVESWVLLPVKFALN is encoded by the coding sequence ATGGCACCAAAGGATAGCTTCACGCTTGGACGTCAAGGAGGTCATACCGCAGTCGGCCGGGCCCCCGATGCGGTCCACCCTGCCATGGCGTTGCTGGTTGAATCGCGGACCGGACCGCTTCCGTTAGGCCGATTTCTCCTCAGCTCCACCGGGTTCCACCTGATCCTGGCTTGGGCTGTCATCAGTTTTGGGCTTCCCGTGACCCCATCAGTTCCGCGGCCCCTTGTTGTCACCATCATTGGAAGTGAGAATTCCGAATCATCCGCTCCGTCGGGACCTCTTGTCCACACCCGCACGAAGCAACCAGCTGGGGCTGCTGGTCCAAAGCAGGCCTCTCAGCCTCATATCGTCTCCTCCCAACCATCGGAGGTCGCCAGGCCGTTATCGACGGCTGAGGCGCCTGTGACGCTGGATGAGCGAATCGGCGGACCGAAGGCTGTCGGCATATCCAATAGTGGATCACATGCGGTGGGTGCTGGCACGCCGGGCGCCTTTGCGGCAGGCAGCCTATCGCCGGGGCCGGTCCTGCTTAGTTCTGACGGGGATGGTGCAATCGGCTCCGGCTCAGCAAGGCGGGGTGGAGCGGGCCGACTCGACGCAGCATTGGCCGCGCCGCTTACCCCATCAGTGACTATTGGTTCTCCCCAGGGCAAGGCAGGCGGAGGAGTTGGCTGGGCAGGTAACGGGGGCGCTGGAGGGGGATTCGCGGCCCCGAACTACGGAATCAATCCGCTTCCCAAGTACCCTCTTTTAGCACGGGAAAAAGGTTATGAAGGAACGGTCTACCTGCGAGTCTTGGTTCAGGTGAATGGTCGTGTGGGGCAACTTGCTGTCGATCGAACCTCCGGCTATGAGATTCTTGACCGGGCGGCGGTGGATTCGGTCAAGGAGTGGGCATTTTTTCCTGCCAAGAAAGGTGGGAGGTTGGTAGAAAGTTGGGTGTTGCTTCCGGTGAAGTTCGCGCTCAACTGA
- a CDS encoding FG-GAP-like repeat-containing protein, which yields MKVFTLFVKNTKTVRVAPSCGWRGLVFLALAVAIFIPLMASQARALEPAFGQAAEEAAAKLADAFPVVKGSVTGVERDRVLIDLGAKQVYQGMELQVYREGDEVKHPVTGEVLGRRDKKLGLLRVVEVKEKFSEAAIVSREEGSIIRAKDLVRVSSDRLLVALPLIDAGGVKEANVHSVTKDLAIALAKTGHFIVIEDPLLRAALAGEHPSRVESFGDPSTLKLLAEKAHVQLLVLGKLSPGHQGLFLNLQVMSVFTGAPLTVASVEVTERGPMVMAAPSRPSGSTLRPLSEQALTATSRPSSIHSERQSSEPLRAAEQPKGSRSEIASSHKGVVAEEALRKPGAASSLAVAEDGPARSDHNKGLQESVVFELPDPLLALAAGDLDGDQRPEIVGITASEVIVYRWQNQRLAPIARVSSPRSIRHLHIDVGDINGRGHAQIVVTALSGARNDLHSFILELQGGQLVRIADHLGYFLRVVMGPGIETPILVGQRMGELTAFEGPIIRLSWNGERYVEGQPLTLPAQVKNLYEFAPISATGDQISEVAVISEQRVKAYGSEGKPSWESKDDLGEVDHLAFSHIPTYRALQAKYGLKSGIPITPEEYAALQVLPRRVLVEASPLWGNARTELLTFVNPKKIGLFRSESSLPSQVVTFDRQEGIFARGWETTLEGRVRDVALADLNGAGRKDLIVLSAVKEKGLAAYLQDGSRGIISVFSSIR from the coding sequence ATGAAGGTTTTCACCCTCTTTGTGAAAAACACGAAAACGGTCAGAGTTGCTCCCTCCTGTGGCTGGCGCGGGCTGGTCTTTCTTGCTCTCGCCGTCGCTATTTTCATTCCTCTCATGGCCTCTCAAGCTCGCGCTCTGGAGCCCGCCTTTGGTCAAGCCGCCGAGGAGGCCGCCGCCAAGCTCGCCGACGCCTTTCCAGTCGTTAAGGGATCAGTGACCGGAGTCGAGAGGGACCGGGTCCTGATCGACCTGGGTGCTAAGCAGGTGTACCAGGGGATGGAACTACAGGTCTACCGGGAGGGAGATGAGGTCAAGCACCCGGTGACCGGCGAAGTTCTGGGGAGGCGGGATAAAAAGCTTGGTCTCCTCAGAGTTGTTGAGGTAAAAGAGAAATTCTCGGAGGCCGCCATTGTCTCCAGAGAAGAAGGATCTATCATTAGGGCCAAGGATTTGGTCCGGGTCAGTTCGGACCGTCTTTTGGTTGCCCTTCCACTCATCGATGCCGGCGGGGTCAAGGAAGCGAATGTCCATTCGGTCACGAAAGATCTGGCCATTGCGCTCGCCAAGACCGGTCACTTTATCGTGATCGAGGATCCTCTCCTCAGAGCAGCGCTGGCGGGGGAGCATCCCTCGCGGGTGGAATCATTCGGCGATCCCTCCACCCTGAAACTGTTGGCGGAGAAGGCGCACGTTCAGCTCCTCGTTCTGGGTAAACTCAGCCCTGGTCACCAGGGACTATTCCTAAATCTGCAGGTCATGTCGGTCTTTACCGGAGCGCCATTGACTGTTGCGAGTGTCGAGGTCACGGAACGTGGGCCGATGGTCATGGCCGCTCCCTCGCGCCCGTCAGGGTCAACCCTCAGACCTCTATCAGAGCAGGCCCTCACAGCAACATCACGACCCTCTTCCATCCATTCGGAGCGTCAAAGCTCCGAGCCTTTGAGAGCTGCCGAGCAACCGAAAGGTTCCCGTTCAGAGATAGCCTCTTCCCACAAGGGTGTGGTTGCCGAAGAGGCGCTGCGAAAGCCAGGGGCCGCATCGTCGCTCGCTGTGGCTGAGGATGGACCGGCGCGTTCCGATCATAATAAGGGTTTGCAGGAGTCTGTCGTATTCGAACTGCCCGATCCGCTTCTCGCGCTGGCGGCAGGAGATCTGGATGGGGATCAGCGGCCCGAGATCGTCGGGATAACCGCCTCTGAGGTGATTGTCTATCGGTGGCAGAATCAACGACTGGCGCCGATTGCCAGGGTAAGCAGTCCCCGGTCTATTCGCCACCTGCACATTGACGTCGGAGATATTAACGGCCGTGGCCATGCTCAGATCGTCGTCACGGCTCTGTCCGGGGCTCGGAATGATCTTCACTCGTTTATCCTGGAACTTCAAGGGGGTCAACTCGTTCGGATCGCCGATCATCTGGGCTATTTCCTTCGCGTGGTCATGGGCCCCGGCATCGAGACACCTATCCTGGTCGGTCAGCGGATGGGGGAACTGACCGCTTTTGAAGGGCCGATCATCCGGCTGTCTTGGAATGGCGAGCGGTATGTCGAAGGACAGCCGCTCACCCTCCCGGCCCAGGTGAAGAATCTCTACGAATTCGCGCCGATCAGTGCTACCGGCGATCAGATATCAGAGGTTGCTGTCATCAGTGAGCAGCGGGTCAAGGCATATGGGAGCGAGGGTAAGCCATCCTGGGAAAGTAAAGATGACCTGGGCGAGGTTGATCACCTCGCCTTTTCCCACATCCCTACGTACCGAGCTCTTCAGGCTAAGTACGGGCTCAAATCGGGGATCCCGATTACTCCGGAAGAGTATGCTGCGTTGCAGGTCCTACCGCGCCGGGTTCTTGTTGAGGCCTCGCCCCTATGGGGTAACGCCAGGACAGAGCTTCTGACCTTTGTCAATCCAAAAAAGATCGGGCTATTCCGGAGTGAGTCATCTCTGCCTAGCCAGGTTGTGACGTTTGACCGTCAAGAGGGAATCTTTGCGCGGGGGTGGGAGACCACTCTTGAGGGGAGGGTGCGTGACGTTGCCTTGGCCGATCTGAACGGTGCCGGCAGGAAGGATCTGATTGTGCTGTCGGCTGTCAAGGAAAAGGGTCTGGCCGCATATCTGCAGGACGGGTCGCGTGGTATCATCAGCGTGTTTTCCTCCATCCGGTGA
- a CDS encoding PQQ-dependent dehydrogenase, methanol/ethanol family, whose product MSVKRCTSLIGGLLILVGSLVVTAPMVSANDEILKLQKDDGQWAIQGKNYAATRYSNLNQITPDNVKNLKVAWSFSLGTLNGQEGGPLVIGDTMYVHSSYSSGNSHNIYALDLSKEGAPIKWKYAAKHDPKAVPVACCDLVHRGLNYANGKILYQTLDGIVIALDAKTGKELWKTRNADPSKGETNTGVGMVIHDKFIVGVAGGEFGVRGWVAAYDVNTGKQIWKARSAGPDEDLMLEKDFNAANPHYGRFGEGTKSWPGEQWKTGGGTTWGYWSYDSDLNLLYYSTGNPGTWNPAPRKGGDNKWSMTIWARNPDTGKAKWAYQMTPWDNWDYDGINESVLTDQTIGGKKLKVLTHFDRNGFVYTLDRTNGTLLKADAFVYVNWAKGVDLKTGRPIVNEEKLTKQGADTKNICPCAMGGKNQVPVAYSPNTNLFYAAVNNMCMNYEGVLVQYTAGAPYVGANVLMFNGHEGKDNWWGDVIAWDVAKGKRVWEIKEQQPPWSGPVATASNVVFYGTMDGWFKAVDATSGKLLWKHKVGSGIIGNPITYKGPDGKQYVAVYSGVGGWFGATVSLDLPPDDPTAALGGVNAAYLSKLPMATSKGGTLYVFGL is encoded by the coding sequence ATGAGCGTGAAACGATGTACGTCACTGATCGGGGGTCTGCTGATCCTGGTTGGGAGCCTTGTAGTGACGGCGCCCATGGTTTCCGCCAACGATGAGATATTGAAGCTGCAGAAAGACGACGGCCAATGGGCGATACAGGGTAAGAACTATGCGGCGACCCGCTACAGCAACCTGAACCAGATTACGCCCGATAACGTGAAAAACCTGAAAGTCGCCTGGTCGTTCTCACTGGGGACATTAAACGGCCAAGAGGGAGGCCCGCTGGTTATCGGCGACACGATGTATGTCCACAGCTCCTATTCCTCAGGCAATTCGCACAACATCTATGCGCTCGACCTGTCAAAAGAAGGGGCGCCGATCAAGTGGAAGTATGCGGCGAAGCATGATCCAAAGGCGGTTCCCGTCGCCTGTTGTGACCTCGTTCATCGAGGCCTTAATTATGCGAACGGCAAGATCCTGTACCAGACGCTTGATGGAATCGTGATTGCCCTCGATGCCAAGACCGGCAAGGAACTCTGGAAGACCAGAAATGCCGATCCATCCAAGGGTGAGACCAATACCGGCGTCGGAATGGTGATTCATGATAAATTCATCGTCGGCGTTGCCGGAGGCGAATTTGGAGTTCGCGGCTGGGTGGCGGCCTATGATGTCAACACCGGTAAGCAGATCTGGAAGGCCCGCAGTGCCGGGCCCGATGAAGATCTCATGCTTGAGAAGGACTTCAACGCCGCCAACCCGCATTACGGACGATTCGGCGAGGGGACCAAAAGCTGGCCCGGCGAGCAGTGGAAAACGGGCGGCGGCACGACTTGGGGTTACTGGTCGTACGATTCTGATCTGAATCTGTTGTACTACAGCACCGGCAACCCCGGGACCTGGAACCCTGCCCCCCGGAAGGGCGGCGATAACAAGTGGTCGATGACCATCTGGGCCCGTAATCCTGACACAGGAAAGGCCAAGTGGGCCTATCAGATGACCCCGTGGGATAACTGGGACTACGATGGGATCAATGAGTCCGTCCTGACCGATCAGACGATCGGTGGTAAAAAACTCAAGGTTCTCACTCACTTCGACAGGAACGGCTTTGTCTACACCCTGGACCGCACCAACGGCACACTGCTCAAGGCCGACGCATTCGTCTATGTCAACTGGGCGAAGGGGGTCGACCTGAAGACAGGGCGGCCGATCGTGAACGAAGAGAAGTTAACCAAGCAGGGTGCAGACACCAAGAATATTTGCCCATGCGCGATGGGCGGGAAGAACCAGGTACCTGTTGCCTACTCCCCGAATACGAACCTTTTCTACGCTGCCGTCAACAACATGTGCATGAACTACGAGGGCGTGCTGGTTCAGTACACGGCGGGGGCTCCGTACGTGGGTGCCAACGTCCTGATGTTCAATGGGCACGAGGGTAAAGACAACTGGTGGGGTGATGTTATCGCCTGGGATGTTGCCAAGGGCAAAAGGGTGTGGGAAATCAAAGAGCAGCAACCCCCATGGAGCGGGCCGGTCGCGACCGCGTCCAATGTAGTCTTCTACGGCACAATGGACGGCTGGTTCAAGGCGGTCGATGCCACCAGTGGGAAGCTCCTATGGAAGCACAAGGTCGGTTCCGGGATCATCGGCAATCCGATCACCTACAAGGGGCCTGACGGCAAGCAGTATGTTGCCGTCTACTCCGGAGTCGGCGGATGGTTCGGTGCTACCGTATCGCTCGACCTTCCACCCGATGATCCGACCGCGGCGTTAGGTGGGGTGAATGCTGCCTACCTGTCCAAGCTGCCGATGGCCACGAGCAAGGGCGGAACGCTGTACGTCTTCGGCCTCTAA
- a CDS encoding substrate-binding domain-containing protein has protein sequence MSRRFAIAGGFVIAMILSPFAWSAWGGHITQLRACGDPDNMPFSNKQSEGFENKIAEVIAKELKVDLTYFWWPHQRGLVRRALRPELCDVMISIPQGWDQVLWTKPYYRSAYVIIYPKDRGFQIRSLDDPILKRLKIGVYINTPPAEALANRDIRTNVVGYSLLYGSQNERSEKILQDLMTGEIDVVIDWGPMAGYFVKRMNGTSPIEVVPLQGGEPGIPFTFEFSMGVKEGNTALKVELEQAINRRHAEIRKILEDYGVPLLPLLAREQFPKVEEKPGEVFYRRFDRDDPLTSY, from the coding sequence ATGAGTCGACGGTTTGCGATTGCCGGCGGATTCGTGATTGCAATGATCCTCTCTCCCTTTGCCTGGTCGGCTTGGGGGGGCCACATTACCCAACTCCGGGCCTGCGGTGATCCGGATAACATGCCCTTTTCGAATAAGCAATCGGAAGGGTTTGAGAACAAGATTGCCGAGGTCATCGCCAAGGAATTGAAGGTAGATCTCACCTATTTCTGGTGGCCGCATCAGCGGGGGTTAGTTCGGAGAGCGTTACGGCCAGAACTTTGTGATGTTATGATCTCGATCCCCCAAGGTTGGGATCAGGTTCTCTGGACCAAGCCCTACTATCGCTCAGCGTATGTCATCATCTACCCCAAAGATCGGGGATTTCAGATCAGATCACTCGATGATCCGATCCTGAAGCGTCTGAAGATTGGGGTCTATATCAATACCCCACCGGCGGAGGCATTGGCCAATAGGGACATCAGGACAAACGTTGTGGGCTACAGCCTCTTATATGGCTCGCAGAATGAGCGTTCAGAGAAGATCCTGCAGGACCTCATGACCGGCGAGATCGATGTCGTGATAGATTGGGGGCCAATGGCTGGCTATTTTGTCAAACGGATGAACGGAACGTCACCTATCGAGGTGGTCCCCCTTCAGGGTGGGGAACCGGGGATCCCCTTCACCTTCGAGTTTTCTATGGGAGTGAAGGAAGGCAATACGGCACTGAAAGTTGAACTGGAGCAGGCGATTAATAGACGGCATGCCGAAATTAGGAAAATCCTGGAGGATTATGGCGTGCCCCTCCTACCACTCCTGGCGCGCGAGCAGTTTCCAAAGGTGGAAGAGAAGCCGGGGGAGGTCTTTTACCGTCGTTTCGATCGGGACGATCCCCTCACCTCTTACTAA
- a CDS encoding c-type cytochrome codes for MRQKKWLLTTSVLALVMLGCAQSITAQSQQEPAKTEAPGQQPKASEAPAPADQQKPKKLNPFTGNPDAIKEGRQLYLQAGCPGCHGSGGGGAMAGATPFIRDAWKFGGDDETYFKVIKGTYPGQTMPAVFGANLTDEQVWKIIAWIRSIYKGDPDRIVW; via the coding sequence ATGAGACAGAAAAAGTGGCTTCTCACTACGTCAGTCCTGGCCCTTGTGATGTTGGGATGCGCTCAGAGTATTACGGCTCAGAGCCAGCAGGAGCCTGCAAAGACTGAAGCGCCCGGTCAACAGCCGAAAGCATCAGAGGCCCCCGCACCTGCGGATCAGCAGAAGCCAAAAAAGCTTAATCCATTCACCGGAAATCCGGATGCAATTAAAGAGGGGCGCCAATTGTATCTGCAGGCCGGCTGTCCGGGCTGCCATGGCTCAGGCGGTGGCGGCGCGATGGCCGGGGCCACACCGTTCATACGTGATGCCTGGAAGTTTGGCGGTGATGATGAGACTTACTTCAAGGTGATTAAGGGGACCTATCCGGGACAGACCATGCCGGCGGTTTTTGGGGCAAACCTCACAGATGAGCAGGTCTGGAAGATTATCGCCTGGATCCGATCCATCTATAAAGGAGATCCGGATAGGATCGTTTGGTAG
- a CDS encoding cold shock domain-containing protein, producing MRVTGTVKWFNDAKGYGFIAREDGDDVFVHYSAISGSGFRSLNEGQAVEFDVVDGPKGKQAANVTRAA from the coding sequence ATGCGAGTTACGGGTACTGTAAAGTGGTTCAACGATGCGAAGGGTTACGGCTTTATTGCACGGGAAGACGGCGATGATGTGTTCGTGCACTATTCCGCGATTTCCGGATCCGGCTTCCGGTCGCTCAATGAAGGGCAGGCTGTGGAGTTCGACGTCGTAGATGGGCCAAAGGGTAAGCAGGCTGCTAACGTTACCAGAGCAGCATAG